DNA sequence from the Brevundimonas sp. NIBR10 genome:
GAAGGCCTGGAAATCGACGAACTCCCTGACGCGCGCCGGATCGACGACCATCGGGGCCATCAGTCCCGGCCCCCGATCAGGCTGCCGATGGCATCGAGATAGGCGGAGAAGGCCCGGCGGCCCTCATCCGTGATCGACACCCGGGTCAGGGGCTTGTTGTCCCTGAAGCTCTTGTCGATGGCGACGAAGCCGGCCTCTTCCAGCTTCTTCAGATGGACCGACAGATTGCCCTGGGTGGCGTCGAGCACGGTCTTCAGCTCGGTGAAGTCGGCGCGTTCGGCGTCGGCCAGATAGACCATGATCCCCAGCCGCATGCGGCCGTGGATGACCTCATCGATCCGTCCCAGATCGGCCAGACCCATGGCGCGCTCAGGCTCCCCTGGGGGCGGCGCGGGCGTCGCGGAACAGGATCCAGCCGGGCAGGGCGAACAGGGCGAACAGGGCGACGGTGCAGACGTCGAGATACCACAGGGGTTCGCGCACCAGCACACCCAGCGCCACCGCCGTGGCCCAGCCGCCGAGCGCCGTGGCCAGCATCCAGCCCTTTCGCTTCAGGGTCCAGGCCACATACCAGGCCGCCGCCTGAAGCGCGAAGACGATGGCGGCGTAGTAGAGCCAGACGGCGAAATCCTGATCCCGCATCGCGCCGACGCCGAAGACGATGATGACGGCCGTATTCGTCATGCCGGTGGCGCTGAAGGCTGCGTTCAGGGTGCGGCTGGCCATCGGGCCCCGGTTGGCGCCGCCGTCCTTGCGGTCCCTGAGGATGGCCCAGGTCAGGATCGACAGGAAGGCGACGGTGATGCCGACCACGAAGGCCAGTGTGGCGAGGTCGGGCCAGCGGATCAGTCCGATCGCCTGGCCGAGGTGGAACAGGCACTGGAGACCGTACAGCAGGCCACCCGCCAGATAGCAGACCGCCAGGGTCATCGGCGGCCGTCCGCCGCCCTCGACGATCGAACGCATGAAGGCGAGGTCGTCCTCGGGCGAGTGCAGGCGGGGCTTGGCGGGCATGATTGTCTCTCCGGAGCCGGCTCGTCTCTGGGGTGGACGAGCCGGCAGGTCTTGGCAAGCTATTCGGCAGGGGCGAGTTCGGGTTCGGACGCGCGGCGCCAGGGGACGCGGCGGCCGTTCAGCCATCCACCGACGAAGCTGTGGCGGACCAGAAGTTCATAGGTCAGCAGGCTGATCGTCAGGGTTCCGCCGATGACGACGCCGAACTTGATGAACCAGGGCCAGGTCTGGTTCACCACCAGGATCTGTCCGACCATGACCAGAGGCAGGTGGACGATATAGACCCAGTAGGAGGCGTCGGCGAGGTAGCGGCGGATGGCGCTGTGTCCCGAAGCGAAGCGCAGGGCCAGGGACAGGACCGCGAAGGTCGAGGCGAAGACGGCCAGGGCCATGATCGCCGCCAGCCGGGCCTTCAGCGCGGGCTCGGTGACCGGTGCCAGGTCCGGGACCGGCCCGCCCACCATGATCAGGGCGGCCGTCCCTGTGCCCAGGGCCAGGACCGTGAACGCCGGCCACAGCCGCTCGATACGGCCCAGCAGGTCGCGGCGGCGATCCAGCAGGACGCCGAGCCCGAAGGCACTGCCAAAGGCGGTCAGGGCCACGGCATTGGGAACCAGCCCGGTGTCCGGCGTCGGGATGCCGAAGAAGGGCGTCCAGTTCGGCGCGAGCCAGAAGGCCAGGGCCAGAGGCGCGGCCATCACAAGCGGCGTCCACGGCCCGATCAGGGCACCGGTGATCCGGTCGCTGACGCGGCCCCAGCCGCCCTCGCGGTCCAGCAGGGCGAACGGCGCGCGCAGGACCAGCAGGCCGACATAGAGGATCAGCAGCACCCACAGGAACCACAGATGGGTCAGGGGAAAGGTCTCGAGCGTCAGGGGCGGCGGGGGCGGTCCGTCGGTCGGGATCGTCCCGCCGTTGCGGATGGCGGCCATCCAGATCAGGCCCGCGATGATGGCGGCAAGGACCGGAAACCAGAAGGTCGCCAGCGGTCCGGCGATGCGGATCAGCCGGTCCCTGATGAAGCCGACAGTCCCCCGGCGGCCGAGCATCATATGGGCGAACAGACCGGCGATCAGGAAGAAGCTGGTCATCCGGAACAGGTGGATGGCGAAGAAGAGGGCACCGGCCACCGGGGAGTTGTCGGTGTCGGGCACGATCCAGATGGTGACCGGGAAATAGGACATGGACGCATGAAGGACGACGCCCAGCAGCAGGGCGGTCCCGCGCAGGGCGTCGAGGCCATGGAGGCGCTCGGGCGAACGGGTTTCGGATGACGACATGAGAACGGCTCCCCTCTTCACGAAGCCGTATCCCACAGACCTGTTTGAAATGCAAACAAGTTCGCGAGGGAGGGCATGTTCCCAGCGCAGGTCCACGGGTGTCCTCGGCCCGAAAGGCGTCAGATCCGGCTGTCAGAAAAAGTCACTACGATCGCAGCGTGCCGCGTTTCAGTGTGGCGGCGGGAGAACCGCCATGCTCATCATGCTTGCCCTGATCGCCGCGCTCCAAAGCGGCCCGACGCCTCAGCAGCAGGATGCCATCGAGCGCATCAAATGCCAGGTCGCGGCGGCGCAACTGGCGTCAACAGCGGCCTATCTTCGGCCGCCGGAACTGGAACAGGTCATGGAAACCGCCTCGGCCCACGACCAGGCCGTGCGCTTCGGTCAGGACTGGCCCGCCGGAACCGCCGCTGCCCTGGCCCTGATCCAGGCTCCCCAGGCCGAAGTCGATCACCTGAGAGCGCTGATCACCACCCAGGCACGGGCCGGGACGGATCAGCAAGCGGCCGACATCTTCAGCCGGTGCGTCGCTCACTTCGGCGCTTCGCCGCACCAGATCGTGTCCGAAGACGACGACGGCTGGTAGCCGCCGCCGCCTCCACGCCTCAGTGGACGGTCGGGACGCTGGTCGCGGCGGGGGCCGGGATCGCCTCGGGCATCGGGGTGACGGGGACCGAGACCGAGGGGCCGGAGTTGGGGAAGTTGTTTTCGTCGCGGTTGGGGGTCGCGCCCTTCTCCAGCAGGTCCTTGATCTCCTGGCCGGACAGGGTTTCGTACTCGAGCAGGGCCTGGGCCAGTTTTTCCAGGTCGTCGGCCTTGTCGGTGAGGATCTGGCGGGCCTCGTCCCAGCCGGAGGTGACAAGCCGCTTGACCTCGGCGTCGATGATCCGGGCGGTCTCCTCGCTGATGTTCTGGCTGCGGGCGACGGAGTGGCCCAAGAAGACCTCCTGCTCGTTCTCGCCATAGGCCACCGTGCCCAGCACGTCGGAGAAGCCCCACTGGGTGACCATCCGCTTGGCCAGCTTGGTCGCCTGCTGGATGTCAGAACTGGCACCCGAAGTGATGTTCTCCTTGCCGAAGATGATCTCCTCGGCCACGCGGCCGCCGGCCATGATGGCGATGCGGTCGACCATCTGCTGGTACTTCATCGAATAGCGGTCGCCCTCGGGCAGTTGCATGACCATGCCCAGCGCCTGTCCGCGCGGGACGATGGTGGCCTTGTGGACGGGATCGGCCATCTTGACGTTCATGGCGACGATGGCGTGGCCGCCCTCGTGGTAGGCGGTCAGGCGCTTTTCTTCCTCGTTCATGGCCATGGAGCGGCGTTCGGCGCCCATCATGACCTTGTCCTTGGCGTCCTCGAAGTCGCGGTGGGTGACCATGCGGCGGTCCTTGCGCGCCGCCATCAGGGCCGCCTCGTTCACGAGGTTGGCCAGATCGGCCCCCGAGAAGCCGGGGGTGCCGCGCGCGATGGTCTTGGTGTTGACGTCGGCGGCGAGCGGCACGTCCTTCATGTGGACGCGCAGGATCTTCTCGCGACCGTTGACGTCTGGGTTGGGCACCACGACCTGGCGGTCGAAACGGCCGGGACGCAGCAGGGCCGGGTCCAGCACGTCAGGACGGTTGGTCGCGGCGATCAGGATGATGCCTTCGTTGGATTCGAAGCCGTCCATCTCGACGAGCAGCTGGTTGAGGGTCTGCTCGCGCTCGTCATTGCCGCCGCCCAGGCCTGCGCCCCGGTGACGACCGACGGCGTCGATCTCGTCGATGAAGATGATGCAGGGGGCGTTCTTCTTGGCCTGTTCGAACATGTCGCGGACACGGCTGGCGCCGACGCCGACGAACATCTCGACGAAGTCCGAGCCCGAGATGGAGAAGAAGGGCACGCCCGCCTCTCCCGCGACGGCGCGGGCCAGAAGCGTCTTGCCGGTGCCGGGAGGGCCCACCAGCAGGGCGCCCTTGGGAATCTTGCCGCCCAGACGCTGGAACTTGGCCGGGTCCTTGAGGAAGTCGACGACCTCCTGGAGCTCTTCCTTGGCCT
Encoded proteins:
- the ftsH gene encoding ATP-dependent zinc metalloprotease FtsH, translated to MNLRNLAIWGVILLGLVAVYAAISQTGGALMPGAAATSPNAAARPEPISYSQLVQAIDAKTIKSVMVRGDQVTGQFNDEKRFTTTTPLQNEGVIEAIRQSGAQVEVKTTRQSVWMSILMGLLPILLLVGVWIFFMRQMQGGARGAMGFGKSKAKLLTEHKGRKMFEDVAGVDEAKEELQEVVDFLKDPAKFQRLGGKIPKGALLVGPPGTGKTLLARAVAGEAGVPFFSISGSDFVEMFVGVGASRVRDMFEQAKKNAPCIIFIDEIDAVGRHRGAGLGGGNDEREQTLNQLLVEMDGFESNEGIILIAATNRPDVLDPALLRPGRFDRQVVVPNPDVNGREKILRVHMKDVPLAADVNTKTIARGTPGFSGADLANLVNEAALMAARKDRRMVTHRDFEDAKDKVMMGAERRSMAMNEEEKRLTAYHEGGHAIVAMNVKMADPVHKATIVPRGQALGMVMQLPEGDRYSMKYQQMVDRIAIMAGGRVAEEIIFGKENITSGASSDIQQATKLAKRMVTQWGFSDVLGTVAYGENEQEVFLGHSVARSQNISEETARIIDAEVKRLVTSGWDEARQILTDKADDLEKLAQALLEYETLSGQEIKDLLEKGATPNRDENNFPNSGPSVSVPVTPMPEAIPAPAATSVPTVH
- a CDS encoding acyltransferase family protein is translated as MSSSETRSPERLHGLDALRGTALLLGVVLHASMSYFPVTIWIVPDTDNSPVAGALFFAIHLFRMTSFFLIAGLFAHMMLGRRGTVGFIRDRLIRIAGPLATFWFPVLAAIIAGLIWMAAIRNGGTIPTDGPPPPPLTLETFPLTHLWFLWVLLILYVGLLVLRAPFALLDREGGWGRVSDRITGALIGPWTPLVMAAPLALAFWLAPNWTPFFGIPTPDTGLVPNAVALTAFGSAFGLGVLLDRRRDLLGRIERLWPAFTVLALGTGTAALIMVGGPVPDLAPVTEPALKARLAAIMALAVFASTFAVLSLALRFASGHSAIRRYLADASYWVYIVHLPLVMVGQILVVNQTWPWFIKFGVVIGGTLTISLLTYELLVRHSFVGGWLNGRRVPWRRASEPELAPAE
- a CDS encoding transcriptional regulator is translated as MGLADLGRIDEVIHGRMRLGIMVYLADAERADFTELKTVLDATQGNLSVHLKKLEEAGFVAIDKSFRDNKPLTRVSITDEGRRAFSAYLDAIGSLIGGRD